A genomic window from Flavobacterium phycosphaerae includes:
- a CDS encoding AMP-binding protein, whose product MNNPTYENVHNQFKLNGFHLNREDLCRVAYSFIKEGEDFEKPVGDFLLDWFDSKDYIEMQTSGTTGTPKTISVSKQAMVHSALATGDFFDLHPGDKALHCLPVKYVAGKMMLVRAMILGFDLEFTAPSSHPLRNNETEFDFVAMVPLQAQHSVAELKKVKKVIIGGAALNKTLEKQLLKLKTEVYETYGMTETITHIAARKLGEKAFTVLPDVTISYDNRNCLVIHAPRISDDVIVTNDIVELVNENQFVFLGRMDNVINSGGIKLIPEQIEQKLSGKIHQRFFIAAKPDTELGEKVILVVEGAEENFETTLFDALDKYEKPKEVVFLPKFKDTPTGKILRKESLL is encoded by the coding sequence ATGAATAACCCAACCTACGAAAATGTACACAATCAGTTTAAACTGAATGGATTTCATCTTAACCGAGAGGATTTGTGCCGTGTGGCGTACAGTTTCATTAAAGAAGGAGAAGATTTTGAAAAGCCGGTGGGCGATTTTCTACTGGATTGGTTTGATTCTAAAGATTATATTGAAATGCAAACCTCGGGAACCACAGGAACGCCTAAAACCATCAGTGTAAGTAAGCAGGCGATGGTGCATTCGGCTTTAGCTACGGGAGATTTCTTCGATTTGCATCCCGGTGATAAGGCTTTGCATTGTTTACCGGTAAAATACGTAGCCGGAAAAATGATGCTGGTACGTGCTATGATTTTGGGGTTTGATTTAGAATTTACGGCGCCAAGTTCTCATCCGTTGCGTAATAATGAAACCGAATTTGATTTTGTGGCTATGGTTCCTTTGCAGGCACAGCATTCGGTAGCAGAATTAAAGAAAGTGAAAAAGGTCATTATTGGCGGGGCAGCCCTTAATAAAACATTAGAGAAACAATTATTAAAACTGAAAACCGAGGTATATGAAACCTATGGGATGACCGAAACCATTACTCACATTGCGGCTCGTAAATTGGGAGAAAAGGCATTCACGGTTTTGCCTGACGTTACTATTTCTTATGATAATAGAAATTGTTTGGTTATTCATGCACCCCGAATTTCCGATGATGTTATTGTGACAAATGATATTGTAGAATTAGTTAATGAAAATCAGTTTGTGTTTTTAGGACGTATGGACAACGTAATTAATAGTGGCGGGATAAAACTGATTCCTGAACAGATAGAGCAGAAATTGTCCGGTAAAATTCATCAGCGCTTTTTTATTGCTGCTAAACCCGATACGGAGTTGGGCGAAAAAGTTATACTGGTTGTAGAAGGGGCTGAGGAGAATTTTGAAACAACGTTATTTGATGCATTAGACAAATATGAAAAACCTAAAGAGGTTGTTTTTCTTCCCAAGTTTAAAGATACTCCCACCGGCAAAATCCTCAGAAAAGAAAGTTTACTATAA
- a CDS encoding CPBP family intramembrane glutamic endopeptidase, with protein MLSFVFAFVGIILVVRHFHKQTFLSVTTSREKVDWSRIFFSFAVWGTFTAGSTLVMYYSNPSDFVYNFKPIPFLILAIIGILMIPIQTSTEEYVFRGYLMQGFALLAKNRWFPLVLTSVIFGSMHIFNPEVSKMGYIILVYYIGTGFFLGIITLMDEGMELALGFHAANNLVGALLITSDWSAFQTNSIFKDTSTPSVGFEILAPVLIIFPLLLFIFSKKYHWTNWREKLMGNIVETTATPTQNIENYE; from the coding sequence TTGCTTTCCTTTGTTTTTGCTTTTGTGGGTATAATTTTGGTGGTACGCCATTTTCATAAACAAACCTTTTTATCGGTCACCACTTCAAGAGAAAAAGTAGATTGGAGCAGGATATTTTTCTCTTTTGCTGTTTGGGGAACCTTTACCGCCGGGTCAACCTTGGTAATGTATTATAGCAACCCGAGTGACTTTGTTTATAATTTTAAACCGATTCCGTTTTTGATTTTGGCGATAATTGGTATACTGATGATTCCCATTCAAACTAGTACAGAAGAATATGTTTTTCGAGGATATTTGATGCAAGGTTTCGCGCTTTTGGCTAAGAACCGTTGGTTTCCTCTGGTATTGACTTCAGTGATATTTGGGAGCATGCATATTTTCAATCCGGAAGTCAGCAAAATGGGCTACATCATTTTGGTTTATTATATAGGAACAGGTTTCTTTTTGGGTATTATAACATTGATGGATGAAGGAATGGAACTGGCTTTGGGGTTTCATGCTGCCAATAACTTGGTTGGTGCTTTGCTGATTACTTCAGACTGGTCTGCTTTTCAAACGAATTCGATCTTTAAAGATACTTCTACACCTTCAGTTGGGTTTGAAATTTTGGCTCCTGTTCTTATCATTTTCCCGTTGCTATTATTTATCTTTAGTAAAAAATACCATTGGACCAATTGGAGAGAAAAGCTAATGGGTAATATTGTCGAAACTACTGCAACACCAACACAAAACATCGAAAATTATGAATAA
- a CDS encoding DoxX family protein, translating into MDTSVKGLNKWANAHTNYWLDALRIALGVFFIYKGAHFITNNQDFEDLISPVSNFMGGMLTFHYIAAAHIMGGIMIIFGLLTRWAIIAQLPILAGAILINFFGQMNVGNLLLALVIFGISLFYAFYGGGKHSADYYFKMEK; encoded by the coding sequence ATGGATACTTCAGTAAAAGGTTTGAACAAATGGGCTAACGCTCACACAAATTATTGGCTAGACGCACTTCGAATTGCTTTAGGCGTTTTCTTCATCTACAAAGGCGCTCATTTTATTACCAATAATCAAGATTTTGAAGATTTAATTTCACCTGTCAGTAATTTTATGGGGGGCATGCTTACCTTTCATTACATAGCTGCAGCGCACATTATGGGTGGCATCATGATTATTTTCGGGTTGCTTACCCGATGGGCTATTATTGCACAATTACCCATTTTGGCAGGAGCCATTCTGATTAATTTCTTTGGGCAAATGAATGTCGGTAATTTGCTGTTAGCCTTAGTTATTTTTGGAATCAGTCTGTTTTATGCCTTCTACGGTGGCGGAAAACACTCGGCCGATTATTATTTCAAAATGGAAAAATAA